The proteins below come from a single Roseiflexus sp. RS-1 genomic window:
- a CDS encoding class I SAM-dependent methyltransferase, whose product MKDVWTIFTPNQALQFLDQVRIIEDGVDQEIRSSAPRELSHYRLIHTRTWLRALHVIRRVFPVIDRPLRVLELGASPYFFTALLAHHIPCEIVASTLPALTWPGEPLDIRPYPVVLAYGRDQQRFHFQTWTFNIEKDPFPFASASFDLVLCMEVMEHLTYCPSHTLAEAHRVLRPGGKILITVPNYLRSQRILQVALGRPDDFPYVGTGIQGRHQRELTYDEMKILLEACNYRIDYLDVEIVWPWEPAMTLPGRVLAALLHGFLRLPIAYARKRRELIIALATPIGEPRLGYPSQLYDDPTAFPQRLPV is encoded by the coding sequence ATGAAGGATGTATGGACGATCTTTACACCGAATCAGGCGCTACAATTTCTTGATCAGGTGCGCATCATAGAAGACGGCGTCGATCAGGAGATTCGCAGTTCTGCACCCCGGGAATTATCCCATTATCGTCTCATCCATACGCGAACATGGTTGCGTGCGCTTCATGTCATTCGGCGAGTGTTTCCGGTGATCGATCGCCCGTTGCGTGTTCTCGAGCTTGGCGCATCTCCTTATTTTTTTACGGCTCTGCTGGCTCATCATATTCCATGCGAGATTGTTGCCTCGACACTCCCGGCGTTGACCTGGCCCGGTGAACCACTGGATATCCGTCCGTACCCTGTGGTTCTGGCGTATGGTCGTGATCAGCAGCGCTTTCATTTTCAAACGTGGACGTTCAATATCGAAAAAGACCCATTTCCCTTTGCCAGTGCTTCGTTCGATCTTGTCTTGTGCATGGAAGTGATGGAACATCTCACATACTGTCCATCGCACACTCTTGCTGAAGCGCACCGTGTTTTGCGTCCTGGTGGGAAAATATTGATAACAGTGCCAAACTACCTGCGATCTCAGCGAATCCTTCAGGTTGCACTCGGCCGACCCGACGATTTTCCCTATGTAGGTACCGGTATACAAGGGCGTCATCAACGTGAATTGACGTATGATGAAATGAAGATATTACTGGAGGCTTGTAACTATCGTATTGATTATCTTGATGTTGAAATTGTCTGGCCATGGGAACCCGCTATGACGCTGCCGGGCAGAGTGCTGGCAGCCTTGTTGCACGGATTTTTACGTCTGCCAATAGCATATGCCCGCAAGCGCCGCGAGTTGATCATTGCTTTGGCAACACCGATCGGTGAACCACGGTTGGGATACCCGTCCCAACTTTACGATGATCCGACGGCGTTTCCACAGCGCCTGCCAGTTTGA